GAGTTTTGACAGAGTCAAACTATCATTTAATGGATGAGTCTAGATGTTATGATTTTATGGTTTTATtctttatgttaaaaaatatattaactatGCCTTGTAAAGAAGGAACGGAAGAAACCAAAAGTTGTAAAAGAATCATCAATTATGAACTTCACACTTGATCAATTGTAAATGTTTAGATGAGCCACGAAAAGATAATTAAACGTTTTGTCCTAAGCACCGATCCTCACAAACGACATTACAAATTAGATGAATCTTTTGTATATCAAAAGTAGAAACATTAGTTGTAGCTGAAAAGCACACAattaacaaatacaaaaaaataatgttgatCAGTCTATATTTACGCATAATTAACAAAgccaaatttataaatcaacCACAACAAATATAATGAATAATGAACAAGTAATTAAGAATACATTAACGATGGAAAAACTCATCATCCTCCTCATGATCCATCAACTTCCAAGACCCATCACTCTGTTGAACCATACCCTTATTTTGCAGACACCGCCATGCCACAGGCACAAGATACTCATCCTTCAATGCATCAAGGCTTTTGTTTAACAACGCAATATCCCTCTCAATCTCCAGCCTAAACCCTCCTTTATTCTTCCCTTGTGTCCCTGCAACCCCATGCAAGTACGCTTCCAAATTATGCCAACTGCTCAAGCTCCCTGGGCTCTTCAAGTATTTCGATTTACGAGTATCGATTTCTAGTTCCTCCCCCACCTCCGAGTACCCGATGATCGGGTAATTAGGGACCACGTCCATGGCGTTTTTTACTCGTAACACGTGCACGTCTTTGTACTCTGAAAATGCTCTTTTGAAATCTGAATCTCCAACTCTTGGGCTTGCAAAAACGAAGGATGTCACTGGATAGGCTTCCCCTGTTGTAGCTGCAACGTTGAGTTTATTTGCTGCCATGTCAAAGGCGTTCAGCGTTGCTAGTGCTGCGCCGAGACTGTGGCCTGTTGTAACTATGCTAATTTCTTCGTTCTTGTATTCCTCTACCAATCTTTTTACTTCGCCTATAACCTGATCACCCATGAACGATAGAATTTATTACTGCAGGTATAAGAATACccttaatttattaaaattcttctcatttgtttaagaaaacatttgaagttatagtcaaattttaaaaacaaaaacataatttttgaACATGCTGTTTtgctaattttcaaattcagtTTAGATTATGAAACGGCATTGGGATGGTTGATTCTCAATAATAATTCATAGAAATAAGATCGttttagataataaatgaagaaaacgctataatagaaaaagtgacaaaaagaaaaattgatggGAAGAAAGAACTCTTGCCTGATTTCTGACGCTGTTATTGGTAAACGGTGATCGCCGATCGTCAGAAGTGTAAATAGAATACCAACCCTGATGAATCTTCACGTCGCTAGATTCCCCAAATATTTTCGGAGCCGAAACCAAACCAAACTCAAAATCATCCATCCACTCCAAGCTTCTCACAGTCCCTCTCCAAGCAATCACAACATCACGCCGCCCCAATTCCGCCGCGCCTTCATCGGTACCCACTGCCACATACCCAATCCAATTCGACTCTTTGCTCCAAGCCTCCCTCGACAACGACCTCACAATAAAAGCATCAGGCACTTGAACTTGCGATGTTGCGTACAAGAATTTGGTTACTCTATATTTATATGGGCCAGTCTTCCCCTTTTCCAGCCCAATTTTGGCGAAGAAATCTTGCTTGGAATACCGGCTGCTTCCGGCGAATTTTGAGGCCTTCTCGGTGTTGAATGTATCGTAAGTTGCCTGAGCCATTTGTCCGTAGTGAATCAAGTAGCGACGGAGGTCGATATGAAGAGGCTCCAGAAGGCCTTTCCAATTGTCTGACCCCATTAATTGTTTCCAATTATTCTCTGATTTGCCGGACGTATGATCCATTGCCGCCGTCTTtgttgtcttctttttcttaccaAAACATTTCCAAAATCGTATACTTTTTCTGCCACATTTGATTCCCACTACTGCTCTTTTTATTCGTGAATTGCAATTCATTTATACCatgcattaattaaaaaaattcgtGTGCAGAGAATTTGAGAGGATGAGGCAGGGGGGTGGGTTTAATTAATTCCCAACAACTTAGGAGAGATTAAATTGAATGAAGGTTGGTTAGTTGAAAAATGAGGATTTGGGAATATTGAGAAAGATATGCTTGGCTTTGAAGTCATAGAGTTGTAGCATGAAAATGGAAGGTGTGGAAGGTGCTTGCGAGCTTGTCAAGGCAAGTATCACCCACCAGTCCACCACGTCCTTCACTTTCCTTCtccttccattttctcttttgttttcctttttattactaaatattttatattcattttaaataatcatgtagaaaatatttgtatcGCTATAGTTCAATTTCACAACATCAACATTCAACAACAACCAActtattatcaaatataagGTTTGAGTTTCTAACTAGTTGCATCtctaataagaaaatacaataatttttatttttatagatgaaaatactaataaaatagaactttcaattaaaatactaataaaataaaacttataataaaattgaaagtaagaTCATTTATAGTTGATGATAGAATCGTGTAGAATTCACacgaaaaatatttaataaattaatatatcatttaatgACGTGTCAAATAATCAATGGAGGTAGTATGTACTACCATAACactataatttgttttcattttttgttggaCAATCGGTACATATATGCATATTGCATAAAGATGGATAAAGTGTAGGCTAGCCAAGTATTTCACTTACTAAATTTATAGATTGAAAAATAAGGAATTCATACATGTTTATGCATCCCAATTATCATTCACACaccaaaaagtaaaacatattttttcttttcaaacagGTTCTTGAGCGATCATCCGAATTGTCTTCCTAATGGTCCATTAGACTGGGCCTCCATCCACTAACAGCCCAACTTACTTACGGCTATCGCAAATGTACGCCCCACAACTTACTTCACACGCTTACACAAATTCATTCATACAATTATTTGTTGTAATCGATACATCTTACAAAGTTTGGACTATAAATTGATGTTTgtccaaaatattttattcttaccgtaaacatattttttcatttcacatTACTACTGTTTCATTtagtaacaatttttttgttttattttaaattttatatttgtttcatatcaatatttaattataattttcttctatttaaattctagccaaatccaaaaacaaagtgaactttTCACAACTTAGTTTGAGTTTTAGAAGTATTTAATATTAAGTGATTTGAGAATTATTCAATTTCTCTCTGAACCTGTGATGGGATGATTCAAATTCCCTCCAAATCTtttgtatattaaaataatattgtaaagagagaaaagaaaatatgatagaTAAAGCACATAAGAagaagtgaaaagaaaaaaaaacatattgaaaGCGGGAGTGGGAAGGGAAAAAgagatttcaaaattcaaaaatgagagaagagaaatggaaaaaggTTGTATTGGGAAATGAAATGGAGAAGAGATTTGGAAGGGAAGAGAGCATTGATGGCTTTGGCAATGGCATTTAGTGAAAGACATGGCCCTAACCTTCAACTCTCTTTTTCCacactttcctttttttggcTTTATATAAACAATCCCTATTCAtaatactttttagttttttcaataaaaaagaattcttaaaatacattcaaattaatatattgtgtttgaaattctaaataatattatattgtgTTTAAAGaatgtgattttttcttttaaatgcttcaaatgaattaaatagggttttgtgttgttgttgttgataaGGATCCACTATGGATATATCTAAGACGAGGTGGCCGGGTAGGAGGAAACAACAATAGCTTTGTAGGTGTAGCCTTTCTTTTTAATGCCTCCATCTCCGATGCATATACCTGTGTGCTTTTCTGCTATTAATACACAATTTGGTACATATATTTCGAaatattgttcattttaattcatttatttattaccaAGGAATAAAGTTAAATGGCAGCCACATAAATTGGTAGACTAGACTAGTATTGATTAgagaaattttcaaagtattaCACACACACAACTTTTCTATCTTCATATAGATCTTACAGTAAAAGtaataccaatttttttatgtttttgggtCCAcgaaatatattaataataacttaataatgtattaaataatgaaGGAGAATAGTTTGTAAGATTTTGCATTTGATGAAAGTATTTGGtgttaagaaaagaaaagacagccatcaaatgaattaaaagtaATTGAATATGTGTAGCGGTGATACTATATTAGGGTTGCATGCATACTCATTGTGTGTACTCCAAAATAAGCAATTAGTTGAGCGTCCAAACAAAGTTAGctaaatgtttttcttaactcgtttttaacctttttttttttcttttttccttttaatctCAATTTATAGGAATATAAAATTGTCACGTTATACTTCTAACTTATAATTGATTATCTGGGTGAACGTTACAAAGATAGGTACAACCTATAATGCATTAAAAGAAGTAGGTCGAcgttaattaaaattaaaacaataaatccCACAAATTgcaataatatttgtttttggaaagaaagaaaaaagagtccGTAAACCCCAACCCAAATGGAGAGACAGagacaaaatttgaaggaagGATAGAGAGATTGGGAAGGTTTTGGAACATTTGGGCAATTGCTTGGTTGGCACATTATGATGACCATGCTGTTGAAGAACAATAAGGCTTAAGGACCACAATTCCTACCTCTTCAATTCTTATatgcctctctctctctctctataataTCTAAATGTAgatttacatttatatatgcaatatatacatattaattGTAAATTGTGGCATTCGTTTTCATGCTAGCTATTCTCACATGATACCGCTCCCCCCTCTCACTTCtcacattcatttttattattttactcaACCTCTTAACTCTTTAACCCTTTACACACTCAATTCTTTATGTATCACCTCCTTCACTAAATGTGCATATGAAtgcatttaatatttttttctttataaatatatagtattttGGATAGTTGAATCAATtgaacttttaactttaaaattcataacaCACATGCATCCACCATACTAGTTAAGATATGTGCACACAAAAGAAGAGTGAAATTGAGTATATATTGATGAAAACTATTaagaaatgatatataattagataatatatagagagagatcaTTTGACTAAAAATACATCATTGTCATTATATAATCACAAATTGTCTTGACTTCTATACCTTTTGTCTTATGAGCTGTTTTCTAATGGAATTAACAATATGATGGGCTCATAGCTTCATCTGAATACTAGTgataataagaaacaaaaaagatatatatattatatatttaatcttAGTTATAAAAGTAGcctatgatatttttttttcttcttttatatttcatcaGTCAGAGAGAACTTTAATTGCAGTATTATATACCCAAATTTCTGTGAGAGGGAAGaaaatcaagtttaattttgctatgttttctttaaaataaaaaactaaaaatatatcaagagcttaaagagaaaaaaaaaaacttgagtACGTATTATTTCCTCATATAACATTGgatatatatgaacaaaataggactgatagaaaacaaaaaaaataaaaagaacttggAAAAGAAGTAAGATGCCTAAAACGACTGAACTAGAGTGATGTTTGGTGTTGAATAGCTTTTAATAAGACaatattataaagaaaaaaccaaaagggGTATTGGTGTGGGGTGGGATCCGTCAAAATGTTGTATTTTCAGGTAATATGATTTATGAATATTCAAACATGGTAATGCTTTACTTCCAAGTTGGCATGTTCATCTTTATTAACCACATATACACAACCATATCAAAACCTACAACAACaacataacaaataatattaattattattgtaatattcAAAGCGTAGAAATAACATTAAACCCAAATAAAGTTaagtgtttaattaatttctacaaagaaaataaatacccgtcaaaaagaagaaaaatattgtcgTACTTGAAGCTTTTGTTTAACAAGATCAGTAGTGTCTTAATTGCAAACTTTTGCAGTATATAGAATGATTAATTTCAAtctcttaattatttcatgCCTCCACTTAATGATCAAGCACCATGGTCTTCAAATACATATAAACTATGTATCTAAACCCTACTTTTGTCTTCATAATTGTTACctaattgataaataaagaataaactAACCTGCATATTTACaagatttagggtttagaatTTAATCGTTTGAACGGCCAAATAGCATAATGAAAACACGATCTATAGTTTGATATTTGtctctaaaaataaattattgttctctctttctccttttttgaATGTAGCCAATACAGTAAGTTTCAATATTCATTTCTCTGCTACTTATGCTTTGTGTCAATTTCGAGAAATGGTCGACGGTGGAAAAGGGCTCTCCCTTTTTGTGCATTTTGAAGCATCAGAGGGCTAGCTCAGTGAGcagcttttcttcttcttcatcttctttttctctttttttttgggtgtgTAAGGAATTCTGAAAGTTTATGgaaataggccaaaaatgatgtgttgtgaaaaagaaaacacaagaAGGGTGGGGTTATGAAGTAAGTTAGTTAATGGTCAGTGTTGAGACATTGAGTGAGGAGTGAAAATGATGTATCAGCCATATAAtctctaaaaacaaaaaacccaTTTGccacttttttaatttcaactcACATGCATGTGGCTctcccattttcttttatatcctCCAAACCTGAATCAGCTATTCCTTTGCTTGCTGTCATATTTGGATCACTCTGATTTCCCTCTTGGAGATGTAACTTcgtatttaatcttttttttttttttttgtgtgattcaattttttagtaCTGAAGTTTAATTTGGTTGGTAATGATCTGTATAGGTGTATAATGTAGATGTGTATcgatcaatatatatatttgtctttATCACGACCCATGCATTATCATAACTTAGGTTTGGTGGATTTGATCTATGTATTGTAGTGTTGTTGAATAGattatttggttttgattattttcagaaatcaattaattattcgGTATACAACAACTTTCATGACAATTAAAGTCAGTTTAATGACTATAAGATTTTCTAATTACTAAACGTTTAATTATTGGCTAACTAAATTCTATAAAAGAAacgttaaataaataaaatctactTTATCTAGCTTTTTAAAAGCTTGACTTGTAATTAAAAACACCCCTAGAAATAGTTAGAGATTGACAATagaaatcaatgaaaagtttaaCTTCTATTTGATATGAATGAAGCCTAAGAAGATCAAATCTCAAACCTTAAAATTCACTTAGGGTGGATTTATATTATGGCCAAACAACCTTCATTTATATCACTAATTAtggattctttttcttaattgtcAAATAGTAATTGTCACTTTAATTTCACGAGTgagtagaaaaacaaaaatggtttaaCTTTGGGATGCAAATGAAATGGTGAATCAAACAAAGCatcctctttcttttaattagtctAATTAACCATTGTGTTTAGCTTTAAGTcgacaactttttttatttattttctttaacctTTTCCACTTATTCATTGATAAAACGTATCAATGAACCCCcccttttatatttaaaatcatttggCATTGAATTGAATACTTCtgtttattaatatatattttttatatatatattaacaaacaaatattttgctttaatttactttctaacatatatcaaaattatttaattctaaaatgtcaaacaagaattaaaaaatgtgtgcTTTGAATtaatccttaattaatttggtaaacccataaataagaattaaaaaattggcattatattgttcttttatttatattttattttataataaaagtaaaatattgttgGTGGAAAAGATTGTATTA
This DNA window, taken from Cucumis sativus cultivar 9930 chromosome 6, Cucumber_9930_V3, whole genome shotgun sequence, encodes the following:
- the LOC101219059 gene encoding phospholipase A1-IIgamma, which codes for MNCNSRIKRAVVGIKCGRKSIRFWKCFGKKKKTTKTAAMDHTSGKSENNWKQLMGSDNWKGLLEPLHIDLRRYLIHYGQMAQATYDTFNTEKASKFAGSSRYSKQDFFAKIGLEKGKTGPYKYRVTKFLYATSQVQVPDAFIVRSLSREAWSKESNWIGYVAVGTDEGAAELGRRDVVIAWRGTVRSLEWMDDFEFGLVSAPKIFGESSDVKIHQGWYSIYTSDDRRSPFTNNSVRNQVIGEVKRLVEEYKNEEISIVTTGHSLGAALATLNAFDMAANKLNVAATTGEAYPVTSFVFASPRVGDSDFKRAFSEYKDVHVLRVKNAMDVVPNYPIIGYSEVGEELEIDTRKSKYLKSPGSLSSWHNLEAYLHGVAGTQGKNKGGFRLEIERDIALLNKSLDALKDEYLVPVAWRCLQNKGMVQQSDGSWKLMDHEEDDEFFHR